In the genome of Delphinus delphis chromosome 15, mDelDel1.2, whole genome shotgun sequence, one region contains:
- the ELOB gene encoding elongin-B: MAVMGRGRQARGTLGTARGLPGTGRSAAAPARRGGEAAAAMDVFLMIRRHKTTIFTDAKESSTVFELKRIVEGILKRPPDEQRLYKDDQLLDDGKTLGECGFTSQTARPQAPATVGLAFRADEAFEALRIEPFSSPPELPDVMKPQDSGSSANEQAVQ, translated from the exons ATGGCGGTCATGGGGCGGGGCCGCCAGGCGCGGGGTACGCTGGGAACAGCGCGCGGGCTGCCGGGAACGGGGCGGAGCGCGGCCGCGCCGGCGCGTCGAGGGGGAGAGGCAGCCGCCGCGATG GACGTGTTCCTCATGATCCGGCGCCACAAGACCACCATCTTCACGGACGCCAAGGAGTCGAGCACTGTGTTCGAGCTAAAGCGCATCGTCGAGGGCATCCTCAAGCGGCCGCCGGACGAGCAGCGGCTGTACAAG GACGACCAGCTTCTGGACGACGGAAAGACATTGGGCGAGTGTGGCTTCACCAGCCAGACAGCACGGCCTCAGGCCCCAGCCACTGTGGGGCTAGCCTTCAGGGCAG ATGAGGCCTTTGAGGCCCTGCGCATCGAGCCCTTCTCCAGCCCACCCGAGCTGCCGGATGTGATGAAGCCACAGGACTCAGGAAGCAGCGCCAATGAACAAGCTGTGCAGTGA
- the SRRM2 gene encoding serine/arginine repetitive matrix protein 2: MNLASARAPAIPTAVNLADSRTPAAAAAMNLASPRTAVAPSAVNLADPQGGEPTASMEAQQPSALAALQPAKERRSSSSSSSSSSSSSSSSSSSSSSSSSGSSSSDSEGSSLPTQPERTELEEMDLILQQEGWQLDLKRNSLGWKDLQRVPSPAPAPKEAVREGRPQEPTPAKRKRRSSSSSSSSSSSSSSSSSSSSSSSSSSSSSSSSSSSSSTSSSPSPAKPGPQALPKPASPKKPPPGERRSRSPRKPIDSLRDSRSLSYSPAERRRPSPQPSPRDQQSSSERGSRRSQRGDSHSPGHKRRRETPSPRSVRHRSSRSP; this comes from the exons ATGAACCTGGCCAGCGCCAGGGCACCTGCCATCCCAACAGCAGTAAACCTGGCTGACTCAAGAACgccagctgcagcagcagccatgAACTTGGCCAGCCCCAGAACAGCAGTGGCACCTTCGGCCGTGAACCTTGCTGACCCTC AGGGTGGGGAACCAACTGCCTCTATGGAGGCCCAGCAGCCTTCTGCTTTGGCTGCCCTGCAGCCAGCAAAGGAGCGGCGGAGTTcgtcctcctcgtcctcctctAGCTCCTCCTCGTCATCGTCATCGTCATCGtcgtcgtcctcctcctcctctggctcCAGTTCTAGCGACTCGGAGGGCTCTAGCCTTCCCACTCAACCTGAG AGGACAGAACTAGAGGAAATGGACTTAATTTTACAGCAGGAGGGATGGCAGTTAGACCTCAAGAGGAACTCCCTGGGCTGGAAGGATCTTCAGAG ggtccccagccccgccccagccccaaaGGAGGCTGTTCGAGAGGGCCGTCCTCAGGAACCGACCCCAGCCAAGCGGAAGAGGCGTTCTAGCAGCTCCagttccagcagcagcagctcctCTTCATcgtcctcttcttcttcctcttcctcttcctcctcctcctcctcctcttcttcgtcttcctcttcttcctctacttcttcctccccctcccctgctaaGCCTGGCCCTCAGGCCTTGCCCAAACCTGCAAGCCCCAAGAAGCCACCCCCTGGCGAGCGGAG GTCCCGCAGCCCCCGGAAGCCAATAGACTCCCTCCGGGACTCCCGGTCCCTCAGCTACTCGCCTGCGGAGCGCCGccgcccctcaccccagccctcaCCGCGGGACCAGCAGAG CAGCAGTGAACGGGGTTCCCGGAGAAGCCAGCGTGGGGACAGCCACTCCCCGGGCCACAAGCGCAGGAGGGAAACGCCCAGCCCTCGCTCCGTGCGGCACCGTTCCTCCAG GTCTCCGTGA
- the LOC138414274 gene encoding uncharacterized protein, with translation MDGGGRAVPRLIAVRAKRLRIAGGDLVKDRLPRVVRGVRDLERRRIASGERLRERLRANNGVRDLERRRRARGVRDLDRRRVTGEVRERDLLRVTGDVRDLDLLRVTGDVLDLDLLRVIGEVLLRDRLLVTGGVLDLDLLRVTGGVLERERRRVGVLDLERRRVTGGVLDLDRLRLTGEALDRDLRLVTDVLDLDRLRLTGEVRDLDLRRLTRGVLDLDRR, from the exons ATGGACGGAGGAGGCCGAGCGGTGCCAAGACTGATAGCCGTCAGGGCAA AACGCCTGCGAATAGCTGGAGGAGATCTTGTTAAGGACCGTTTGCCCCGAGTTGTTCGTGGAGTACGGGACCTAGAACGGCGGCGAATAGCAAGTGGTGAGCGACTTCGAGAACGCTTACGTGCTAACAATGGGGTTCGAGACCTAGAGCGGCGCCGAAGAGCTAGAGGAGTTCGGGACCTAGATCGGCGGCGTGTCACTGGAGAGGTTCGAGAGCGAGACCTCCTTCGAGTTACCGGAGATGTGCGAGATCTTGACCTCCTTCGGGTGACCGGGGATGTTCTGGATCTTGATCTTCTGCGAGTGATAGGGGAGGTTCTGCTTCGAGATCGCCTTCTGGTTACTGGTGGGGTCCTAGATCTGGACCTTCTCCGAGTCACTGGTGGAGTCCTAGAACGGGAGCGTCGGCGAGTCGGTGTTCTGGACCTTGAACGACGGCGGGTTACTGGTGGTGTTCTGGACCTAGATCGCCTTCGACTCACTGGGGAAGCTCTTGATCGAGATCTTCGTCTAGTCACCGATGTCCTGGACCTTGATCGCCTCCGGCTGACTGGTGAAGTTCGAGACCTGGACCTCCGTCGGCTAACCAGGGGTGTTCTGGACCTGGATCGCCGGTGA
- the LOC132437937 gene encoding serine/arginine repetitive matrix protein 2 isoform X1 has product MYNGIGLPTPRGSGTNGYVQRNLSLVRGRRGERPDYKGEEELRRLEAALVKRPNPDILDHERKRRVELRCLELEEMMEEQGYEEQQIQEKVATFRLMLLEKDVNPGGKEETPGQRPAVTETHQLAELNEKKNERLRAAFGISDSYVDGSSFDPQRRAREAKQPVPEPPKPYSLVRESSSSRSPTPKQKKKKKKKDRGRRSESSSPRRERKKSSKKKKHRSESESKKRKHRSPTPKSKRKSKDKKRKRSRSTTPAPKSRRVHRSTSADSASSSDTSRSRSRSAAAKTHTTTLTGRSPSPASGRRGEGDVPSREPGITNIGQPSSPEPSTKQPSSPYENKDKDKKEVCS; this is encoded by the exons ATGTACAACGGGATCGGGCTGCCGACGCCCCGGGGCAGCGGCACCAACGGCTACGTCCAGCGCAACCTGTCCCTGGTGCGGGGCCGCCGCGGTGAGCGGCCTGACTACAAGGGAGAGGAGGAACTGCGGCGCCTGGAGGCTGCCCTGGTGAAGCGGCCTAATCCTGACATCCTGGACCACGAGCGCAAGCGGCGCGTGGAGCTGCGATGCCTCGAGCTGGAGGAGATGATGGAAgagcaggg GTACGAGGAACAGCAAATTCAGGAAAAAGTGGCGACCTTTCGACTCATGTTGCTGGAGAAGGATGTGAACCCTGGGGGCAAGGAGGAGACCCcagggcagaggccagc GGTAACTGAGACTCACCAGTTGGCAGAATTGAATGAGAAGAAGAACGAGAGACTCCGAGCTGCCTTTGGCATCAGTGATTCCTATGTGGATGGCAGCTCTTTTGATCCTCAGCGTCGTGCTCGGGAAGCTAAACAACCAGTTCCTGAGCCACCCAAACCTTACAG CCTTGTCCGGGAGTCTAGCAGTTCTCGCTCACCAACCccaaagcaaaagaagaagaaaaagaagaaagatagagGACG CAGGTCAGAGAGCAGCTCTCCTCGAcgagagaggaagaagagctcTAAGAAGAAGAAGCACAG GTCAGAATCTGAATCCAAGAAAAGGAAGCATAG GTCTCCTACTCCAAAGAGCAAACGTAAATCTAAGGACAAGAAGAGGAAGCG GTCTCGAAGTACAACACCAGCCCCCAAGAGCCGACGCGTGCACCGTTCAACTTCTGCAGACTCTGCTTCCTCTTCAGATACTTCCCGCAGTCG GTCTCGAAGTGCTGCAGCTAAAACCCATACAACTACCTTGACTGGGCGAAGTCCTTCCCCTGCTTCGGGGCGTCGAGGGGAGGGAGATGTACCATCCAGGGAACCAGGTATCACCAACATAGGGCAGCCTAGTAGCCCGGAGCCTTCTACAAAGCAGCCTAGCAGCCCTtatgaaaacaaagataaagacAAGAAGGAGGTATGTTCCTGA
- the LOC132437937 gene encoding serine/arginine repetitive matrix protein 2 isoform X2: MYNGIGLPTPRGSGTNGYVQRNLSLVRGRRGERPDYKGEEELRRLEAALVKRPNPDILDHERKRRVELRCLELEEMMEEQGYEEQQIQEKVATFRLMLLEKDVNPGGKEETPGQRPAVTETHQLAELNEKKNERLRAAFGISDSYVDGSSFDPQRRAREAKQPVPEPPKPYSLVRESSSSRSPTPKQKKKKKKKDRGRRSESSSPRRERKKSSKKKKHRSESESKKRKHRSPTPKSKRKSKDKKRKRSRSTTPAPKSRRVHRSTSADSASSSDTSRSRRCTDHSEDTVPAL; this comes from the exons ATGTACAACGGGATCGGGCTGCCGACGCCCCGGGGCAGCGGCACCAACGGCTACGTCCAGCGCAACCTGTCCCTGGTGCGGGGCCGCCGCGGTGAGCGGCCTGACTACAAGGGAGAGGAGGAACTGCGGCGCCTGGAGGCTGCCCTGGTGAAGCGGCCTAATCCTGACATCCTGGACCACGAGCGCAAGCGGCGCGTGGAGCTGCGATGCCTCGAGCTGGAGGAGATGATGGAAgagcaggg GTACGAGGAACAGCAAATTCAGGAAAAAGTGGCGACCTTTCGACTCATGTTGCTGGAGAAGGATGTGAACCCTGGGGGCAAGGAGGAGACCCcagggcagaggccagc GGTAACTGAGACTCACCAGTTGGCAGAATTGAATGAGAAGAAGAACGAGAGACTCCGAGCTGCCTTTGGCATCAGTGATTCCTATGTGGATGGCAGCTCTTTTGATCCTCAGCGTCGTGCTCGGGAAGCTAAACAACCAGTTCCTGAGCCACCCAAACCTTACAG CCTTGTCCGGGAGTCTAGCAGTTCTCGCTCACCAACCccaaagcaaaagaagaagaaaaagaagaaagatagagGACG CAGGTCAGAGAGCAGCTCTCCTCGAcgagagaggaagaagagctcTAAGAAGAAGAAGCACAG GTCAGAATCTGAATCCAAGAAAAGGAAGCATAG GTCTCCTACTCCAAAGAGCAAACGTAAATCTAAGGACAAGAAGAGGAAGCG GTCTCGAAGTACAACACCAGCCCCCAAGAGCCGACGCGTGCACCGTTCAACTTCTGCAGACTCTGCTTCCTCTTCAGATACTTCCCGCAGTCG GCGCTGCACAGACCATTCGGAAGACACGGTCCCTGCCCTCTAG